In a genomic window of Muntiacus reevesi chromosome 1, mMunRee1.1, whole genome shotgun sequence:
- the LOC136161767 gene encoding NADH dehydrogenase [ubiquinone] 1 alpha subcomplex subunit 12 — translation MELLQVLKRGLQQVSGHGGLRGYLRVLFRANDVRVGTLVGEDKYGNKYYEDNKQFFGRHRWVIYTTEMNGKNTFWDVDGSMVPPEWHRWLHCMTDDPPTVKPPTARKFIWTNHKFNLSGTPQQYVPYSTTRKKIQEWVPPSTPYK, via the coding sequence ATGGAGTTGTTGCAGGTCCTGAAGCGCGGGCTGCAGCAGGTCAGCGGCCACGGTGGCCTCCGCGGCTATCTTCGAGTTTTGTTCAGGGCAAATGATGTGAGGGTTGGCACGTTAGTGGGAGAAGACAAATATGGAAATAAATACTATGAAGACAACAAGCAGTTTTTTGGCCGTCACCGATGGGTTATATATACTACTGAAATGAATGGCAAAAACACATTCTGGGATGTGGATGGAAGCATGGTGCCCCCTGAGTGGCATCGTTGGCTTCACTGTATGACTGATGATCCTCCAACAGTAAAACCACCTACTGCTCGTAAATTCATTTGGACAAACCATAAATTCAATCTGAGTGGCACTCCACAACAGTATGTACCTTATTCCACCACTAGAAAGAAGATTCAGGAGTGGGTCCCACCTTCAACACCTTACAAGTAA